The proteins below are encoded in one region of Drosophila santomea strain STO CAGO 1482 chromosome 3R, Prin_Dsan_1.1, whole genome shotgun sequence:
- the LOC120451927 gene encoding uncharacterized protein LOC120451927 isoform X5, producing MRRHLACGGRNCRPRKDTDTDTDTVTDVDVGTDASVSAAPRPIDLAKSERTEDNESCSPPKATNPGPHATIAATATSTAAETPAAAATAAEAATGGKRKTDRAEASSGDLWPCLLYG from the coding sequence ATGCGGCGCCATCTTGCGTGCGGTGGCCGCAACTGTCGGCCGCGAaaggacacggacacggacacggacacggttacggatgtggatgtgggcaCGGACGCGAGCGTGAGCGCGGCACCGCGACCAATAGATTTGGCCAAGTCCGAGCGAACTGAAGACAACGAGAGTTGCAGCCCGCCAAAGGCAACAAACCCAGGACCACATGCAACAATCGCAGCTACTgcgacgtcgactgcggcTGAGACGCCGGCCGCGGCTGCGACTGCGGCAGAGGCGGCGACTGgtggaaaaaggaaaacagacaGAGCGGAAGCGAGCTCCGGCGACTTATGGCCATGTTTGTTGTACGGGTAA
- the LOC120452286 gene encoding nuclear RNA export factor 1 isoform X1 — MFATPRNNFTEGALCHSTPRSEEGKSQLEPKYVAKLPVSIYGWYRVLIFSTDRRETFNRVLRRIRRVLSPLKINPRYKHTGGEQDTAEDSGALFTFFVDSYDVASALCRRGWLDNRVWLKVSDQMPKIWINAFFRLRLTRVLLDRYNQDEHRLDLTLFYKDEALDRDFCALAESHCLSTVLGIVGREMPELEVLILDRNHLINLWAFTLMEHRFSRLQSISLKQNNIGNVDSLRVFQFLPLTELNLKNNPLPPGYEKEVRDIWPSLQVLNEIQVTPDPKIMQLF, encoded by the coding sequence ATGTTTGCTACACCTCGAAATAACTTCACTGAAGGTGCATTGTGCCACTCTACTCCGAGGTCCGAAGAAGGCAAGTCGCAACTGGAGCCCAAGTATGTGGCGAAGCTGCCCGTGAGTATCTATGGATGGTATCGGGTCCTCATATTTAGCACGGATCGCCGGGAGACATTTAATCGAGTGCTGCGGCGTATTCGCAGGGTTCTGAGCCCCTTGAAGATAAATCCGCGTTATAAGCATACAGGCGGAGAACAGGATACGGCTGAGGACTCTGGCGCCCTCTTCACGTTCTTCGTGGACAGCTACGACGTTGCAAGTGCGTTGTGTCGCCGCGGATGGCTGGATAATCGGGTCTGGTTGAAGGTCAGTGACCAAATGCCCAAGATCTGGATTAACGCATTCTTTAGGCTGCGGTTGACAAGAGTGCTGTTGGATAGGTATAATCAGGATGAGCACCGCTTGGATCTCACGCTGTTTTATAAAGATGAGGCCTTGGATAGAGACTTTTGCGCGCTCGCGGAATCTCACTGCTTGAGCACGGTGCTCGGGATTGTAGGGAGGGAAATGCCGGAGCTAGAGGTACTGATTTTGGATAGGAATCACCTGATCAATCTGTGGGCCTTTACACTAATGGAGCATCGCTTTTCCCGACTTCAGAGCATATCTTTGAAGCAGAACAATATCGGAAACGTCGATTCGTTGCGGGTTTTCCAGTTTCTTCCCCTGACCGAACTGAACCTCAAGAACAACCCATTGCCCCCCGGTTACGAAAAGGAAGTCCGAGATATTTGGCCAAGCTTGCAGGTGCTCAACGAAATACAAGTGACCCCCGACCcgaaaattatgcaattattttaa
- the LOC120451927 gene encoding uncharacterized protein LOC120451927 isoform X3 encodes MRRHLACGGRNCRPRKDTDTDTDTVTDVDVGTDASVSAAPRPIDLAKSERTEDNESCSPPKATNPGPHATIAATATSTAAETPAAAATAAEAATGGKRKTDRAEASSGDLWPCLLYGAI; translated from the exons ATGCGGCGCCATCTTGCGTGCGGTGGCCGCAACTGTCGGCCGCGAaaggacacggacacggacacggacacggttacggatgtggatgtgggcaCGGACGCGAGCGTGAGCGCGGCACCGCGACCAATAGATTTGGCCAAGTCCGAGCGAACTGAAGACAACGAGAGTTGCAGCCCGCCAAAGGCAACAAACCCAGGACCACATGCAACAATCGCAGCTACTgcgacgtcgactgcggcTGAGACGCCGGCCGCGGCTGCGACTGCGGCAGAGGCGGCGACTGgtggaaaaaggaaaacagacaGAGCGGAAGCGAGCTCCGGCGACTTATGGCCATGTTTGTTGTACGG GGCAATCTAG
- the LOC120452286 gene encoding nuclear RNA export factor 1 isoform X2 — protein sequence MWRSCPVLSPLKINPRYKHTGGEQDTAEDSGALFTFFVDSYDVASALCRRGWLDNRVWLKVSDQMPKIWINAFFRLRLTRVLLDRYNQDEHRLDLTLFYKDEALDRDFCALAESHCLSTVLGIVGREMPELEVLILDRNHLINLWAFTLMEHRFSRLQSISLKQNNIGNVDSLRVFQFLPLTELNLKNNPLPPGYEKEVRDIWPSLQVLNEIQVTPDPKIMQLF from the exons ATGTGGCGAAGCTGCCC GGTTCTGAGCCCCTTGAAGATAAATCCGCGTTATAAGCATACAGGCGGAGAACAGGATACGGCTGAGGACTCTGGCGCCCTCTTCACGTTCTTCGTGGACAGCTACGACGTTGCAAGTGCGTTGTGTCGCCGCGGATGGCTGGATAATCGGGTCTGGTTGAAGGTCAGTGACCAAATGCCCAAGATCTGGATTAACGCATTCTTTAGGCTGCGGTTGACAAGAGTGCTGTTGGATAGGTATAATCAGGATGAGCACCGCTTGGATCTCACGCTGTTTTATAAAGATGAGGCCTTGGATAGAGACTTTTGCGCGCTCGCGGAATCTCACTGCTTGAGCACGGTGCTCGGGATTGTAGGGAGGGAAATGCCGGAGCTAGAGGTACTGATTTTGGATAGGAATCACCTGATCAATCTGTGGGCCTTTACACTAATGGAGCATCGCTTTTCCCGACTTCAGAGCATATCTTTGAAGCAGAACAATATCGGAAACGTCGATTCGTTGCGGGTTTTCCAGTTTCTTCCCCTGACCGAACTGAACCTCAAGAACAACCCATTGCCCCCCGGTTACGAAAAGGAAGTCCGAGATATTTGGCCAAGCTTGCAGGTGCTCAACGAAATACAAGTGACCCCCGACCcgaaaattatgcaattattttaa
- the LOC120451924 gene encoding endoplasmic reticulum resident protein 44 — protein sequence MKVVGSLDILYLLAILETLLSLVAGNSSVVVVTHENLQQIIDTNELVLLSFYTDWCRFSQILQPIFEKAAAKVVQKFPENGRVILGKVNCDIEDILADQLDILKYPTIKIIRNGLIGSQEYRGQRSVEAFFQFVERELSDPIKEFHSIDELKNVDVGFGIVIGYFISKDHVEYDNYRRVASLLRNECRFLVGFGDLTKELRPPGKNALIFRGDPSIPNHKNQYSEYLGNMTSFKELTFWIDKRCVPLVREVTFENAEELSEEGLPFVLLFYNKDDVSPIQEFKNAIQSQLENETRVNFVTAEGKLFKHPLFHLGKSLTDLPVIAIDSFMHMYLFPRFKDIHKPGALKKFIDDLFSGALHFNFHMALEAKENSEFIIDTAEDPPIVHESKFKDLKPSKHRYTLVNRTRDEL from the exons ATGAAGGTGGTCGGCAGTTTGGATATCCTCTATTTGCTGGCGATCCTAGAAACCCTACTTTCTCTCGTCGCGGGAAACTCTTCGGTGGTGGTCGTGACCCACGAAAACTTGCAACAAATAATCGACACTAATGAGCTGGTTCTGCTCAGTTTTTATACGGATTGGTGCCGTTTTAGCCAGATTTTGCAACCCATTTTTGAGAAGGCGGCGGCGAAGGTTGTACAGAAGTTCCCTGAAAACGGCCGTGTGATTCTGGGAAAAGTAAACTGCGACATTGAAGATATATTGGCAGATCAGCTTGACATACTTAAGTACCCAACGATAAAGATAATCAGAAATGGGTTGATTGGCAGTCAGGAATACCGTGGCCAGAGATCTGTGGAGGCCTTCTTCCAGTTTGTGGAGAGGGAGCTATCAGATCCAATCAAAGAGTTCCATAGCATTGATGAACTCAAAAATGTGGATGTTGGCTTTGGTATAGTTATTGGATATTTCATCTCCAAGGACCATGTTGAGTATGATAATTATCGCAGGGTAGCGAGCCTATTGCGCAACGAATGTAG gtTCCTTGTGGGCTTCGGTGACTTAACTAAGGAGCTCCGACCGCCTGGAAAGAATGCGTTGATCTTCCGCGGCGATCCGTCGATTCCGAATCACAAAAACCAGTACAGTGAGTACTTGGGCAACATGACCAGCTTTAAAGAACTAACTTTTTGGATCGACAAGAGGTGTGTGCCCCTGGTGCGAGAGGTCACCTTTGAAAACGCAGAAGAGCTATCGGAGGAAGGATTACCATTTGTATTGCTGTTTTACAACAAGGACGATGTAAGTCCCATCCAGGAGTTCAAGAACGCAATTCAAAGCCAGCTGGAAAATGAGACGAGGGTTAATTTCGTGACTGCGGAAGGGAAACTCTTTAAGCACCCACTATTCCATTTGGGCAAGTCCCTGACTGATTTGCCAGTAATCGCAATCGATTCTTTCATGCACATGTACCTATTTCCACGCTTCAAGGACATTCACAAGCCAGGTGCCCTCAAAAAGTTCATTGATGACCTGTTCAGCGGTGCActacatttcaattttcacatGGCCCTCGAAGCTAAGGAAAATTCCGAGTTCATAATCGATACCGCTGAAGACCCGCCTATTGTCCACGAGTCAAAGTTTAAGGACCTCAAGCCATCCAAGCACCGTTACACATTGGTCAACCGCACCAGGGACGAGTTATAA
- the LOC120452655 gene encoding uncharacterized protein LOC120452655, translating into MIRKQFKLLFVFDATTTSNQEPTTCLPNGSKSNWPTRRAELTCTDLEHGAKGNEHTSWPEVAFGHCPSTSAIDGSPKAENRCCNSCCTAAVAVAVAEGPAPNELRSSCVKRNQR; encoded by the coding sequence atgatccgaaaacaatttaagcttttatttgtttttgatgCCACCACAACAAGTAATCAAGAGCCGACAACCTGTCTTCCAAATGGTAGCAAATCAAATTGGCCAACAAGAAGAGCAGAGCTTACCTGCACCGACCTGGAGCACGGAGCTAAGGGCAATGAGCATACATCATGGCCAGAAGTTGCATTTGGACACTGCCCGAGTACGAGTGCAATTGATGGATCACCGAAAGCCGAAAATCGTTGCTGCAACAGTTGCTGTactgcagcagttgcagttgcagttgcagagGGACCAGCGCCAAATGAGTTGAGAAGCAGTTGCGTAAAGCGAAACCAGCGATAA
- the LOC120451927 gene encoding uncharacterized protein LOC120451927 isoform X4 — protein MRRHLACGGRNCRPRKDTDTDTDTVTDVDVGTDASVSAAPRPIDLAKSERTEDNESCSPPKATNPGPHATIAATATSTAAETPAAAATAAEAATGGKRKTDRAEASSGDLWPCLLYG, from the exons ATGCGGCGCCATCTTGCGTGCGGTGGCCGCAACTGTCGGCCGCGAaaggacacggacacggacacggacacggttacggatgtggatgtgggcaCGGACGCGAGCGTGAGCGCGGCACCGCGACCAATAGATTTGGCCAAGTCCGAGCGAACTGAAGACAACGAGAGTTGCAGCCCGCCAAAGGCAACAAACCCAGGACCACATGCAACAATCGCAGCTACTgcgacgtcgactgcggcTGAGACGCCGGCCGCGGCTGCGACTGCGGCAGAGGCGGCGACTGgtggaaaaaggaaaacagacaGAGCGGAAGCGAGCTCCGGCGACTTATGGCCATGTTTGTTGTACGG CTGA
- the LOC120451927 gene encoding uncharacterized protein LOC120451927 isoform X1, whose product MRRHLACGGRNCRPRKDTDTDTDTVTDVDVGTDASVSAAPRPIDLAKSERTEDNESCSPPKATNPGPHATIAATATSTAAETPAAAATAAEAATGGKRKTDRAEASSGDLWPCLLYGSAEARCLFVTACCAIFLNGFLLFPGCNLFRPS is encoded by the exons ATGCGGCGCCATCTTGCGTGCGGTGGCCGCAACTGTCGGCCGCGAaaggacacggacacggacacggacacggttacggatgtggatgtgggcaCGGACGCGAGCGTGAGCGCGGCACCGCGACCAATAGATTTGGCCAAGTCCGAGCGAACTGAAGACAACGAGAGTTGCAGCCCGCCAAAGGCAACAAACCCAGGACCACATGCAACAATCGCAGCTACTgcgacgtcgactgcggcTGAGACGCCGGCCGCGGCTGCGACTGCGGCAGAGGCGGCGACTGgtggaaaaaggaaaacagacaGAGCGGAAGCGAGCTCCGGCGACTTATGGCCATGTTTGTTGTACGG CTCAGCTGAAGCccgttgtttgtttgttacCGCTTGCTGTGCAATTTTTCTGAATGGTTTTCTACTTTTTCCCGGCTGCAATTTATTCCGCCCAAGTTAA
- the LOC120451927 gene encoding uncharacterized protein LOC120451927 isoform X2, translated as MRRHLACGGRNCRPRKDTDTDTDTVTDVDVGTDASVSAAPRPIDLAKSERTEDNESCSPPKATNPGPHATIAATATSTAAETPAAAATAAEAATGGKRKTDRAEASSGDLWPCLLYGFSPAQLKPVVCLLPLAVQFF; from the exons ATGCGGCGCCATCTTGCGTGCGGTGGCCGCAACTGTCGGCCGCGAaaggacacggacacggacacggacacggttacggatgtggatgtgggcaCGGACGCGAGCGTGAGCGCGGCACCGCGACCAATAGATTTGGCCAAGTCCGAGCGAACTGAAGACAACGAGAGTTGCAGCCCGCCAAAGGCAACAAACCCAGGACCACATGCAACAATCGCAGCTACTgcgacgtcgactgcggcTGAGACGCCGGCCGCGGCTGCGACTGCGGCAGAGGCGGCGACTGgtggaaaaaggaaaacagacaGAGCGGAAGCGAGCTCCGGCGACTTATGGCCATGTTTGTTGTACGG TTTTTCCCCAGCTCAGCTGAAGCccgttgtttgtttgttacCGCTTGCTGTGCAATTTTTCTGA
- the LOC120452038 gene encoding protein app1, whose product MANRNLVKVFLLVALLGLSLMPFCQAHPKRGRKRAFGVGLLGGALAGAVIGNVVAKSHQAPAAAPAAPVAVVHHHYPPDAPVAPVPAAQPDPKKMTVVETGQPDANGCYTQTIREPSSSNPKTYTETQHLICPTLQLANQPAPAIAPSVAQVPVMPQPSPVFPAGSQSVVPAHVVPAAPAAAPAPIAPAAPVVPVAPAAPAAPAAPAAAPLAPGAPVVVHPAAPAIAHPAAVPVAPIASPVQQSPGQPQVILLSKKTVYYPKKRSSAPTLNIPQGVLAMLVIFYSIKAFTY is encoded by the exons ATGGCTAATCGCAATCTGGTTAAAGTTTTTCTGTTAGTGGCATTACTTGGCTTGAGTCTTATGCCATTTTGTCAGGCGCATCCAAAACGTGGTCGTAAGCGAGCCTTTG GTGTTGGTCTGTTGGGCGGAGCTTTAGCTGGCGCTGTCATAGGCAATGTTGTGGCCAAGTCTCATCAGGCCCCCGCTGccgctcctgctgctcctgtaGCCGTAGTGCATCACCACTATCCGCCGGATGCTCCTGTAGCCCCTGTTCCGGCAGCCCAGCCAGATCCCAAAAAGATGACTGTCGTCGAAACTGGCCAACCCGACGCCAATGGATGCTACACACAAACTATCCGCGAACCCAGTTCCAGCAATCCAAAGACCTACACGGAGACACAGCACCTGATATGTCCCACGCTGCAGCTGGCCAACCAGCCGGCACCAGCGATCGCTCCCAGCGTTGCCCAGGTTCCTGTGATGCCGCAGCCCTCGCCAGTTTTCCCTGCAGGATCTCAATCAGTTGTTCCGGCTCATGTTGTTCCTGCTGCTCCggctgcagctccagctcctattgctccagctgctcctgtGGTTCCTgttgctccagctgctccagctgctccagctgctcctgctgctgctcctctcGCTCCTGGCGCCCCTGTAGTGGTTCATCCTGCTGCCCCCGCGATCGCCcatcctgctgctgttccAGTGGCTCCGATTGCTTCCCCAGTTCAGCAGAGTCCTGGCCAGCCACAGGTCATCCTGCTCTCGAAGAAAACCGTGTACTATCCCAAAAAGAGATCATCTGCGCCCACACTCAATATTCCGCAGGGCGTGCTAGCCATGCTAGTGATTTTCTACTCTATCAAGGCTTTTACATATTAA